A region from the Campylobacter ureolyticus ACS-301-V-Sch3b genome encodes:
- a CDS encoding EexN family lipoprotein gives MKRNFLILIGFLMAVAAGCSANVKSIDFYEKNDEAREQKIIECRNKNFDDMSKKQQEDCNNAQKAEANIAKFEVNKSTFRSNLNAYCESQYYPSDECVKYVDKCFFDSLENSKSLLSYDEFIAIEEKCIEEYTSKNK, from the coding sequence ATGAAGAGAAATTTTTTAATTTTGATTGGTTTTTTAATGGCTGTGGCTGCTGGATGTTCTGCTAATGTAAAATCAATTGATTTTTACGAGAAGAACGATGAAGCAAGAGAACAAAAAATAATCGAATGTAGAAATAAAAATTTTGATGATATGTCAAAAAAACAACAAGAAGATTGCAATAATGCACAAAAAGCTGAAGCAAATATTGCGAAATTTGAAGTAAATAAATCAACTTTTAGATCAAACTTAAATGCATATTGTGAATCTCAATATTATCCTAGCGATGAATGCGTTAAATATGTTGATAAATGTTTTTTTGATAGTTTGGAAAATTCAAAAAGTTTATTATCATACGACGAATTTATAGCAATAGAAGAAAAATGTATAGAAGAATATACTTCAAAAAATAAATAA
- a CDS encoding VirB4 family type IV secretion/conjugal transfer ATPase, with protein sequence MEVIYKALTRPAMIFGVPITPFFIACAIICLTSLYTNLIFLSFLPVVIFIMKEITKKDDFIFKLLFLKISFFTNPSSKKFSSGKKAYITNQYSNNNHINFNMPKLSIIGLDKVPNISKYLPYQTLADNVVITKNFDIMATWHINGISFEVENENFIEFNKQKINMFLRQFDAKNVSFYIHSVRTNTWDKFDGIFKNEFLSNLNKKYYDGFSKNDLKNNSFYLTAIYSPLTTKALRSSFIKDSLDKRVKELNNFIRAFENFAITIESNFNDFGIKRLKNYEIKGQKYSEQLEFYNFLISGEFQKVRTPNAPIYEYLTGNLTDIMFGNSTAQLNYNDGRKKFIKAIEIKDYPGESFSGIFDLLMYEDIEYIMTQSFVPMPKVEAKGNIDKQRKRLVAAEDDAISQIEELDTALDNLVSGELNFGKYHLSLVVFGDSVSEVEKNANKIMKPLGDLGFLTTLASIALPATYFSQFPANFGIRPRIHTLSTLNFASLVSFHNFAKGKRSNNQWGDAVTIFKTPNKQPFYFNFHETRKNKKDFSSDTFLLANTLIIGKSGGGKTVLMGFLLDQLQKYADKNTFAPGTPEDKKNATFFFLDKDKGASANIFASGGKYLTIDAGKPTGFNPFMVDNTAENIRKLQTLMKMLVTRNDEILTTLEEESLNNAVTYIMHHFEKDERNYGISLMLEHLTERNDERNSLKSRLKLWSQDNKFGWVFDNEIDELNFNDTDVNIYGIDGTDLLKDSEINCMVAYYILWRIMDLTDGRRFGLLVDEAWDWIQNEIVAKEVFNKQKTIRKQNGFVVLGTQSVEDFAKSKIATAVIEQSATILLLANPQAKKVDYVDRLNLSEEEFEFVKNVDPNKYKFLVRKNTGEKSIVSLDLSSVGKENLAILSTGSTFVDEVEKIINDKSKNYDEKLENLKNLYRS encoded by the coding sequence ATGGAAGTCATTTATAAGGCTTTGACAAGACCAGCTATGATTTTTGGAGTTCCAATAACTCCATTTTTTATAGCTTGTGCCATCATATGTTTAACAAGCTTATATACAAATTTAATTTTTCTTTCATTTCTGCCAGTTGTTATTTTTATTATGAAAGAAATAACAAAAAAAGATGATTTCATTTTTAAATTACTTTTTCTAAAAATAAGCTTTTTTACAAATCCAAGTTCTAAAAAATTTAGCAGTGGTAAAAAAGCATATATCACAAATCAATATTCTAACAATAATCATATAAATTTTAATATGCCTAAATTAAGTATTATAGGGCTTGATAAGGTTCCAAATATCAGCAAATATCTACCTTATCAAACACTCGCGGACAATGTTGTAATAACTAAAAACTTTGACATAATGGCAACTTGGCACATAAATGGAATAAGTTTTGAAGTTGAAAATGAAAATTTTATAGAATTCAACAAACAAAAAATCAATATGTTTTTAAGACAATTTGATGCTAAAAATGTTTCTTTTTATATCCATAGTGTTAGGACTAATACTTGGGATAAATTTGATGGAATATTTAAAAATGAATTTTTATCAAATCTGAATAAAAAATATTACGATGGCTTTAGTAAAAATGATTTAAAAAATAATAGCTTTTATTTAACTGCAATATATTCTCCACTTACTACTAAAGCTCTAAGATCTAGTTTTATAAAAGATAGTCTAGATAAAAGAGTTAAAGAGCTAAATAATTTTATTAGAGCTTTTGAAAACTTTGCTATTACTATTGAGTCAAATTTTAATGATTTTGGCATTAAAAGGCTAAAAAATTATGAAATTAAAGGTCAAAAATATTCAGAACAACTTGAATTTTATAATTTTTTAATCTCAGGCGAATTTCAAAAAGTAAGAACACCAAACGCACCAATTTATGAGTATTTAACTGGAAATTTGACTGACATAATGTTTGGAAATTCAACTGCACAATTAAATTACAATGATGGAAGAAAAAAATTCATAAAAGCGATAGAAATAAAAGATTATCCAGGTGAAAGTTTTTCAGGTATTTTTGATCTTTTAATGTATGAAGACATAGAATATATTATGACACAAAGTTTTGTTCCAATGCCAAAAGTGGAAGCAAAAGGAAATATCGATAAACAAAGAAAAAGATTAGTTGCCGCAGAAGATGATGCAATAAGTCAAATTGAAGAATTAGATACCGCATTAGATAATTTAGTCAGCGGAGAATTAAATTTTGGAAAATATCATCTTTCTTTAGTGGTTTTTGGCGATAGTGTAAGTGAAGTTGAAAAAAATGCAAATAAAATAATGAAACCTTTGGGAGATTTGGGTTTTTTGACAACATTAGCTAGTATTGCACTACCTGCTACATATTTTTCGCAATTTCCAGCTAATTTTGGCATTAGACCAAGAATTCATACATTATCTACTTTAAATTTTGCTAGTTTAGTATCCTTCCATAATTTCGCAAAAGGTAAGAGAAGCAATAACCAATGGGGAGATGCAGTAACAATATTTAAAACACCAAATAAACAGCCATTCTACTTTAATTTTCACGAAACTAGAAAAAATAAAAAAGACTTTTCTAGCGACACTTTTTTATTGGCAAATACTTTAATTATTGGAAAAAGTGGTGGGGGAAAAACAGTTCTTATGGGGTTTTTATTAGATCAACTTCAGAAATATGCAGATAAAAATACTTTTGCACCAGGAACACCTGAAGATAAAAAGAATGCTACATTTTTCTTTTTAGACAAAGATAAAGGTGCTAGTGCAAACATATTTGCAAGTGGCGGAAAGTATTTGACAATAGATGCTGGAAAACCAACTGGTTTCAATCCTTTTATGGTAGATAATACAGCAGAAAATATTAGAAAATTACAAACCTTAATGAAAATGCTTGTAACCAGAAATGATGAAATTTTAACCACACTAGAAGAAGAAAGCTTAAATAATGCTGTAACTTATATAATGCATCATTTTGAAAAAGATGAAAGAAATTATGGAATTTCTTTAATGCTAGAACACTTAACAGAACGAAATGATGAAAGAAATTCTTTAAAATCTCGTTTAAAACTTTGGTCACAAGACAATAAATTTGGCTGGGTATTCGATAATGAAATAGATGAGCTTAATTTCAATGATACAGATGTAAACATATATGGAATTGACGGAACAGATTTATTAAAAGATAGTGAAATAAATTGTATGGTTGCCTACTATATTCTTTGGAGAATTATGGATTTAACCGATGGAAGAAGATTTGGACTATTAGTTGATGAAGCTTGGGATTGGATACAAAATGAAATAGTTGCAAAGGAAGTTTTTAATAAGCAAAAAACCATTAGAAAACAAAATGGTTTTGTAGTTCTTGGAACCCAAAGCGTAGAAGATTTTGCAAAGTCAAAAATAGCAACAGCGGTAATAGAACAAAGTGCAACAATACTACTTTTAGCTAATCCACAAGCAAAAAAAGTGGATTATGTAGATAGATTAAACTTAAGTGAAGAAGAATTTGAGTTTGTAAAAAACGTAGATCCAAATAAATATAAATTTCTAGTTAGAAAAAATACTGGCGAAAAATCAATTGTAAGTTTAGATTTGAGCAGTGTTGGAAAAGAAAATCTAGCAATTCTTTCTACTGGCTCTACCTTTGTTGATGAAGTTGAAAAAATAATCA
- a CDS encoding TrbC/VirB2 family protein, whose protein sequence is MFKIFLKTSREREREREREPLFDNGYQKLTLLSKPSFLSKLSKHNSLSYLFIALFLVTLIFPDSVLAAGGMEKAKSLLEKVAEWLRYVSIATVTIAILVVGYKVLFGGRTIQECTPIIIGALIIASASEVAQLLMS, encoded by the coding sequence ATGTTTAAAATATTTTTAAAGACCAGTAGAGAGAGAGAGAGAGAGAGAGAGAGAGAGCCGTTATTTGATAATGGTTATCAAAAATTAACACTTCTTTCAAAACCTTCTTTTCTTTCTAAACTTTCAAAACACAATAGTTTAAGCTATCTTTTTATAGCTTTATTTTTAGTAACATTAATTTTTCCAGATTCTGTTCTTGCAGCAGGTGGAATGGAAAAAGCAAAATCACTACTTGAAAAAGTAGCTGAATGGCTCCGATATGTTTCAATCGCTACAGTTACGATCGCTATTTTAGTTGTTGGCTATAAAGTTCTTTTTGGTGGAAGAACTATCCAAGAATGCACCCCAATCATTATTGGTGCCTTAATTATTGCAAGTGCCAGTGAAGTCGCACAACTTTTAATGAGCTAA